A region of uncultured Carboxylicivirga sp. DNA encodes the following proteins:
- a CDS encoding FAD-binding oxidoreductase, whose product MSHKVPVANKIKTDLHEILEVRNLTDSTFVMRFERKGLEFEAGQHICVGPPNGIHTREYSIYSAENDDYIEILVKEVENGLVSPSLKKLQKGGFVVVEEPVGYFTINNKLPKNQKYVFIASGTGISPFHSFVLSKPEIDYTLLHGVKYGSEGYESETYDKKRYVKCTSREGTGNYYGRVTDYLKENKFGKDVQYFLCGNCNMIHDVYDILEEQGVSTDNIHAEVYF is encoded by the coding sequence ATGAGTCATAAAGTTCCTGTGGCCAATAAGATTAAAACCGATTTACACGAAATTTTAGAAGTTCGTAATTTAACAGATTCAACTTTTGTTATGCGTTTTGAACGCAAGGGGCTGGAGTTTGAAGCTGGTCAGCATATATGTGTTGGACCGCCAAATGGAATTCATACCCGGGAATATTCGATATACAGTGCCGAAAATGATGATTATATTGAGATACTGGTGAAGGAAGTTGAAAACGGATTGGTTTCGCCAAGCCTGAAGAAGCTTCAGAAAGGTGGCTTTGTTGTGGTAGAAGAACCTGTAGGTTATTTTACCATTAATAACAAACTACCAAAAAATCAGAAATACGTATTTATTGCCAGTGGTACAGGAATTTCACCTTTTCATAGTTTTGTCTTATCAAAACCTGAGATTGATTATACTTTGTTGCATGGTGTAAAATATGGGTCGGAAGGATATGAGTCAGAAACATACGACAAAAAGCGTTATGTGAAGTGTACATCGCGTGAGGGAACAGGTAATTATTATGGAAGGGTTACTGATTACCTGAAAGAAAACAAATTCGGTAAGGATGTTCAGTATTTCTTGTGTGGGAATTGCAATATGATACATGATGTGTATGATATATTGGAAGAGCAGGGGGTAAGTACCGATAACATTCACGCAGAAGTTTATTTTTAA
- the miaB gene encoding tRNA (N6-isopentenyl adenosine(37)-C2)-methylthiotransferase MiaB, which produces MMKYHLVTLGCQMNMSDSERVRNVLEGMGYQWVENEEHANIIGILACSVRQKAIDKVYSKIALWNKRKQSQNLITFISGCILPADEEKFLKLFDIVFAMRELPKFPQMLSQYGITTPAGLEKENLNPKEEINFFWKVKPKYNSSFEAFIPIQNGCDKFCSFCAVPYTRGREVSRPSEEIINEVKSLVEKGYKSITLLGQNVNSYGLDKKGAEINFAKLLEEIGKIGESTQHRFWVYFTSPHPRDMGREVIEVIAKYKCLGKQIHLPIQSGDDKVLIKMNRKHSVKKYRESIEAIRELIPQATLFTDIIVGFSGETEEQFQNTRKAMREFEYNMAYIAMYSKRPGAASYSWPDDVEQVIKKERLALLTEDLAEVSGKYNRNMVDKEFIILVRDTDRKSGYLSGQTEGKITVRFASEDKTLIGQFVKVKITSATNFSVEGELVEVESLQEV; this is translated from the coding sequence ATGATGAAATACCATTTAGTGACATTGGGATGTCAGATGAATATGTCTGACAGTGAGCGAGTAAGGAATGTGCTGGAAGGCATGGGTTATCAATGGGTAGAAAACGAAGAACATGCTAATATTATTGGTATTCTTGCTTGTTCAGTTCGACAGAAAGCCATTGACAAGGTGTATTCTAAAATAGCACTTTGGAATAAACGCAAGCAATCGCAGAACCTGATAACATTTATTAGTGGATGTATTTTACCTGCTGATGAAGAGAAGTTTCTGAAGCTTTTTGATATAGTATTTGCCATGCGCGAGCTTCCTAAGTTTCCTCAAATGTTATCGCAATATGGTATAACCACACCTGCCGGACTCGAAAAAGAAAATCTGAATCCAAAAGAAGAAATTAACTTTTTCTGGAAGGTGAAACCAAAGTATAACAGTTCTTTCGAGGCTTTTATTCCAATTCAGAATGGTTGTGATAAGTTCTGCTCGTTTTGTGCGGTTCCTTATACTCGTGGCAGAGAAGTAAGTCGTCCTTCTGAGGAAATTATCAATGAAGTTAAAAGTCTTGTTGAGAAAGGATATAAGTCGATTACTTTGTTAGGACAAAATGTAAACTCATATGGGCTGGATAAAAAAGGTGCAGAAATCAATTTTGCAAAGTTACTTGAAGAGATAGGGAAGATTGGTGAATCAACTCAGCATCGTTTTTGGGTATATTTTACCTCTCCGCATCCGCGTGATATGGGACGTGAAGTGATTGAAGTAATTGCTAAATACAAATGCTTAGGTAAACAAATTCATCTTCCTATTCAATCGGGTGATGATAAGGTGTTGATTAAGATGAACCGTAAACATTCGGTTAAAAAGTATCGTGAATCGATAGAAGCTATTCGTGAACTGATACCACAGGCAACCTTGTTTACCGATATTATTGTTGGTTTTTCAGGTGAAACGGAAGAGCAGTTTCAGAATACACGCAAGGCCATGCGAGAGTTTGAATACAATATGGCTTACATTGCCATGTATTCGAAACGTCCGGGAGCGGCATCATATAGCTGGCCTGATGATGTGGAACAGGTTATAAAGAAGGAAAGATTGGCACTTTTAACAGAAGATCTGGCTGAAGTTTCTGGTAAATACAATCGAAATATGGTGGATAAGGAATTTATCATTCTGGTTCGCGATACTGATCGTAAGAGTGGCTACTTAAGTGGTCAGACCGAAGGTAAGATTACCGTTCGTTTTGCATCAGAAGACAAGACCTTGATTGGTCAGTTTGTGAAAGTGAAAATAACATCGGCAACGAATTTTTCAGTGGAAGGCGAGTTGGTTGAAGTAGAAAGTTTGCAGGAAGTATAA
- the mtaB gene encoding tRNA (N(6)-L-threonylcarbamoyladenosine(37)-C(2))-methylthiotransferase MtaB: protein MFQLAKKRVGFKTLGCRLNQFETDAMASKFVAMGYDVVEDSKDTDVFVVNTCTVTNQSDQKSRYAVNHALKNGHNGMLIITGCMANHHKEALEEQYPNAYVVDNENKSAIPQLVQAHFNKEIVPANTTQGGVFNYAPASETFHTRSMIKIQDGCDNFCTFCIIPKVRGRATSRPVEDILKNITEVVGFGYKEVVITGVNISRYEHEGVKFSGLLAKILDLPLDFRVRISSIEPDGFDEEFFTLLTHPKMTPHLHLCLQSASESVLLQMRRMYTYRSYKQIVQRLREIDPKFNITTDIIVGFPGESEEDFRASIDSVDQIGFGHVHTFKYSKRDNTRAARMTNVIPEKVKSDRSEQLRHKTAEAKRNYRQQFIGSEQTVLVEKIDKRGFAHGYGEYYVPVQFKANEVKKNGLYKVKLTGLTDSKEEPVLIGQLID from the coding sequence ATGTTTCAGTTAGCTAAGAAAAGGGTAGGTTTTAAAACACTGGGCTGTCGGTTAAATCAATTCGAAACCGATGCCATGGCTTCTAAGTTTGTGGCGATGGGTTACGATGTGGTAGAAGACAGTAAAGATACAGATGTGTTTGTTGTGAATACATGTACAGTTACCAATCAGAGTGATCAGAAATCGAGGTATGCAGTTAATCATGCGTTGAAGAATGGTCATAACGGAATGTTGATTATTACCGGCTGTATGGCCAATCATCATAAAGAGGCTTTGGAAGAACAGTATCCCAATGCCTATGTGGTGGATAACGAAAACAAAAGTGCTATTCCGCAATTGGTGCAGGCTCATTTTAATAAAGAGATTGTTCCTGCAAATACAACACAAGGTGGCGTTTTTAACTATGCGCCAGCATCTGAGACATTTCATACGCGCAGTATGATTAAGATTCAGGATGGGTGTGATAACTTTTGTACTTTCTGTATTATTCCCAAAGTACGAGGAAGGGCTACAAGTCGGCCTGTTGAGGATATTCTGAAGAATATTACAGAAGTTGTTGGTTTTGGCTATAAAGAAGTTGTGATAACCGGTGTGAATATTAGCCGTTATGAGCACGAAGGAGTCAAATTTTCTGGACTTCTGGCAAAAATACTGGACTTACCTTTGGATTTCAGGGTGCGTATTTCATCCATTGAACCTGATGGTTTCGACGAAGAGTTTTTTACTTTATTGACACATCCTAAAATGACGCCTCATTTGCATTTGTGTTTACAAAGTGCTTCTGAATCGGTTTTGTTGCAGATGCGAAGAATGTACACCTATCGTTCGTACAAACAGATCGTTCAGCGCCTGAGAGAAATAGATCCGAAATTTAATATTACAACAGATATTATTGTTGGCTTTCCAGGTGAGTCTGAAGAGGATTTTCGGGCTTCAATAGATTCGGTTGATCAGATCGGATTTGGTCATGTGCATACTTTTAAATACTCAAAAAGGGATAATACCCGTGCAGCCCGAATGACCAATGTGATTCCAGAAAAAGTTAAGTCGGATAGGAGTGAACAACTACGACATAAGACTGCGGAGGCCAAAAGAAATTACCGCCAACAGTTTATTGGATCGGAACAGACCGTGTTGGTTGAAAAGATTGATAAAAGAGGCTTTGCTCATGGTTATGGTGAATATTATGTTCCGGTTCAGTTTAAAGCCAATGAGGTCAAGAAGAACGGTTTGTACAAAGTGAAGCTAACAGGTTTAACAGATTCGAAGGAAGAGCCTGTTTTGATTGGGCAATTGATCGATTAG
- a CDS encoding NUDIX domain-containing protein: MNRLDLIKRLLPGFLPIIIFIVVDEIWGTLYGLFVAIAVGIIELAYSYIKERKIDRFVILDVGLLVALGAVSIALDNEIFFKLKPGIISLLMTGMIGFSSFSKHNILLQMSQRYMKQIQMNPYQVWEMQQSMKRIFWVMLVYSIAAIASSFVEIKKVWSFINGAGMFVVMGIFFAFEWYTKKKQAPKLQKEEWLPLVNEKGQVLGSAPRSVVHNGSKLLHPVVHLHVFDKGKLLLQKRPMNKLVQPGKWDTAVGGHVSAGENIEQALQKETFEEIGLQQFKAEGLKPYLWESEIEHELVFLFKTNHKGPFKKAETEVDELRFWSMDEINENMGKGVFTPNFEHEYKAYLAK; this comes from the coding sequence ATGAACAGACTCGACCTCATCAAACGACTCCTGCCAGGCTTTTTACCCATCATCATTTTTATTGTTGTTGATGAAATATGGGGAACTCTCTATGGTTTATTTGTAGCCATTGCTGTTGGAATAATCGAGTTGGCATACAGCTATATCAAAGAGCGAAAAATAGACCGGTTTGTAATACTTGATGTTGGGTTACTTGTTGCACTCGGGGCGGTTTCTATCGCTTTGGATAACGAGATATTTTTTAAATTGAAACCCGGAATCATCAGTTTGTTAATGACTGGGATGATTGGTTTTTCCTCTTTTTCGAAGCACAATATTTTGCTTCAGATGAGTCAGCGTTATATGAAGCAGATTCAAATGAATCCTTACCAGGTATGGGAAATGCAGCAAAGCATGAAACGTATCTTCTGGGTGATGCTTGTTTATTCAATAGCTGCCATTGCTTCTTCTTTTGTTGAGATAAAAAAGGTATGGAGTTTTATAAATGGTGCAGGAATGTTTGTTGTGATGGGTATTTTCTTTGCTTTTGAATGGTACACGAAAAAGAAACAAGCTCCAAAGCTTCAAAAAGAAGAATGGTTGCCTTTGGTGAATGAAAAAGGCCAGGTATTGGGTTCAGCTCCCCGATCAGTGGTGCATAATGGATCAAAACTATTACACCCGGTGGTTCATTTGCATGTTTTTGATAAAGGAAAACTACTACTACAGAAGCGACCTATGAATAAGCTGGTTCAGCCAGGCAAATGGGATACAGCAGTTGGCGGTCATGTAAGTGCAGGCGAAAATATTGAACAGGCTCTGCAAAAAGAGACTTTTGAAGAAATTGGTTTGCAGCAATTCAAAGCAGAAGGACTAAAGCCTTATCTATGGGAAAGCGAAATAGAACATGAGTTGGTATTTCTTTTCAAAACCAATCATAAAGGTCCGTTTAAAAAAGCCGAAACCGAAGTAGATGAATTACGTTTTTGGTCAATGGACGAGATTAATGAAAATATGGGTAAAGGCGTCTTTACACCTAACTTCGAGCATGAATATAAAGCTTATTTAGCTAAATAA
- a CDS encoding DUF2157 domain-containing protein: MGILKEIPELLQEGVITDETAKRIQNYYKSKKSSSTNKLFIVFGVLGAILVGLGLILIIAHNWDELSRMTKTIFAFLPLIIGQYLSGWVILKKRDSIAWRESVSAFLFFAFGASISLISQIYNIPGNLSSFLLTWMLLCIPLIYLMKSSVTSLLCLAGITYYAAETSYWTYSSSESYMYWVLLLLIMPHYYHLYRKKPTSNFMVFHNWIIPLSLVIILGTLAEKFDELMYIAYIVLFGIFSLIGDREFISKQRILSNGYSVIGSLGSIIILLMLSFNWFWDHLRTTEVLMNELVRSNELLSIIVLIALALVLLFYRKRELTIENMNPFSFIFLLLIPTYIIGLNSSVAIILINLFVLGLGILIILQGAQKNHFGILNYGLLIITALVVCRFFDSDLSFVLRGVLFVIVGVGFFASNYVMLKKRKSNE, from the coding sequence ATGGGTATACTAAAAGAAATACCGGAATTATTGCAGGAAGGTGTTATCACTGATGAAACAGCAAAACGTATTCAGAATTACTATAAAAGCAAAAAAAGTTCCTCAACCAATAAACTCTTTATAGTTTTTGGTGTCTTGGGTGCTATATTGGTTGGACTTGGGCTTATTCTGATAATCGCTCATAACTGGGATGAGCTTTCGAGAATGACAAAAACCATATTTGCTTTTCTTCCTCTTATTATCGGTCAGTATTTGAGTGGATGGGTTATTCTAAAGAAAAGGGATAGTATTGCATGGCGCGAAAGTGTAAGTGCTTTTTTGTTTTTTGCATTTGGAGCAAGTATCTCACTGATAAGTCAGATATACAATATTCCGGGTAATTTAAGTTCATTTTTGCTTACGTGGATGTTGTTATGTATACCACTGATTTATCTGATGAAATCTTCGGTTACATCATTGCTTTGTTTGGCTGGAATTACCTATTATGCTGCAGAAACTAGTTACTGGACTTATTCGTCGTCAGAATCATACATGTATTGGGTGTTGTTACTATTAATAATGCCTCATTATTATCATTTGTATCGGAAAAAGCCAACGAGTAATTTTATGGTTTTTCATAATTGGATCATTCCTTTATCGCTGGTGATCATTCTTGGTACATTGGCTGAAAAATTCGATGAGTTAATGTATATAGCATATATTGTCTTATTTGGCATTTTTAGCCTGATTGGTGACAGGGAATTCATTTCTAAGCAAAGAATATTAAGTAATGGCTATAGCGTTATAGGGAGCTTAGGTAGTATTATTATCTTATTGATGTTGAGTTTTAACTGGTTTTGGGATCATCTGAGGACGACTGAAGTTTTGATGAATGAATTGGTACGCTCGAACGAATTACTCTCAATTATAGTTTTAATTGCCTTAGCATTAGTGTTGTTATTCTATCGAAAAAGAGAATTGACGATTGAAAACATGAATCCATTCTCGTTCATATTTCTTTTGTTGATACCAACTTATATTATTGGATTGAATTCTTCGGTAGCAATTATCCTGATTAATTTATTTGTATTGGGTTTAGGTATTTTAATTATTCTTCAGGGAGCTCAAAAAAATCATTTTGGAATATTGAATTATGGATTGCTAATCATTACCGCATTGGTCGTTTGTCGGTTCTTTGATTCGGATCTGAGTTTTGTTTTGAGAGGTGTGTTATTTGTTATAGTGGGAGTAGGCTTTTTTGCTTCAAATTATGTAATGCTGAAAAAAAGGAAATCTAATGAATAG
- a CDS encoding GDYXXLXY domain-containing protein, with protein MNRKSIILTLFILVALVQLFVPSKMIWDREAILREGTEIKLKTAPIDPNDPFRGKYIVLDYEENSIKKDSTESWSRGDEVFVYFSMDKDGFAKIETVSRAIIDDNQLFVKATIGNRMWNDTAMIRVDYDFDRFYMEESKAKNAEIVHREALNDTSKISYALVSIKNGDAVVKDVFIDDVSVHELAKEDN; from the coding sequence ATGAATAGGAAAAGTATAATATTGACCCTTTTTATTCTGGTAGCATTGGTACAATTGTTTGTACCCTCTAAAATGATTTGGGACAGAGAAGCAATTTTAAGAGAAGGAACAGAAATTAAACTAAAAACAGCGCCAATCGATCCTAATGATCCGTTCAGAGGAAAATATATTGTATTGGATTATGAAGAAAATAGCATCAAGAAAGACAGTACAGAAAGTTGGAGTCGGGGAGATGAGGTATTTGTTTATTTTAGCATGGATAAGGATGGATTTGCTAAGATAGAAACGGTTTCCAGAGCAATAATTGATGATAATCAACTATTTGTGAAGGCAACTATTGGTAATCGTATGTGGAATGACACAGCAATGATACGGGTAGATTACGATTTTGATCGTTTTTATATGGAGGAATCTAAAGCCAAAAATGCTGAGATTGTTCATCGTGAGGCATTAAACGACACCAGTAAAATATCATACGCTCTTGTAAGTATTAAGAATGGGGATGCGGTGGTGAAAGACGTTTTTATTGATGATGTTTCTGTCCATGAACTGGCTAAAGAAGATAATTAG
- the tnpA gene encoding IS200/IS605 family transposase: protein MANTYSQIYIQIIFAIQNREASIQPQWEAELQKYISGIVKEKGQKMLSINGTYNHIHFLVGMKPNCCLSDLVREIKKSSTNFIEDKGFSRYKFQWQEGFGAFSYGQSQLNSVIKYIENQKVHHNKCSFKDEYVRLLKLFNVEFIEQYLFDWHGE, encoded by the coding sequence ATGGCCAACACCTATTCTCAAATCTACATTCAGATTATTTTTGCCATACAAAACAGAGAAGCTTCCATCCAACCCCAATGGGAGGCTGAATTACAAAAATATATCTCAGGTATTGTGAAAGAAAAAGGGCAGAAAATGCTATCCATTAATGGAACCTATAATCATATTCATTTTCTGGTTGGAATGAAACCCAATTGTTGCTTATCTGATCTGGTAAGAGAAATTAAAAAATCATCCACAAATTTTATAGAAGATAAAGGATTTAGTAGATATAAATTTCAATGGCAAGAAGGTTTTGGAGCTTTTTCTTATGGTCAATCTCAGTTAAATTCGGTGATCAAGTATATCGAGAATCAGAAGGTCCATCATAACAAGTGCAGTTTTAAGGATGAATACGTCAGATTATTGAAGCTATTTAATGTTGAATTTATCGAGCAATATTTGTTTGATTGGCATGGAGAATAG
- a CDS encoding formate/nitrite transporter family protein produces MNYYSSKEIVSVVNKVAETKTNTSVVNTIVLAILAGGYIAMGGLLAVVVGGGLPGLEATNPGLQKFLFGAVFPLGLILVAIAGADLFTGNTAYFIPSWFQGKTKFQSILKNWSLVYVGNFIGSIIVALCFAYMTDLFAKDPWLESIRGIAEAKTANPFYKAFLKGIACNWMVALAMWLSYGAKDISGKILGIWFPVMAFVAMGFEHSVANMFFIPTAIFYGADVTWTSFVVNNLIPVTLGNIVGGALFVGAAYWFVYERNNS; encoded by the coding sequence ATGAACTATTATAGCTCAAAAGAAATTGTATCGGTTGTTAATAAGGTAGCCGAGACTAAAACCAATACATCAGTTGTAAATACCATTGTGTTAGCCATTCTTGCCGGAGGTTATATTGCCATGGGAGGATTATTGGCTGTGGTTGTAGGTGGCGGACTTCCAGGACTGGAAGCTACCAATCCTGGTCTACAAAAGTTTTTATTTGGAGCAGTTTTCCCATTAGGACTTATCTTAGTTGCCATTGCCGGGGCTGATCTTTTCACCGGAAACACGGCTTATTTTATTCCTTCATGGTTTCAGGGTAAAACCAAATTTCAATCCATTTTAAAAAACTGGTCTTTGGTTTATGTTGGCAATTTCATTGGCTCCATTATTGTTGCGCTTTGTTTTGCTTATATGACTGATTTATTTGCTAAAGATCCCTGGTTAGAAAGCATCAGAGGCATTGCTGAAGCAAAAACAGCTAATCCGTTTTACAAAGCCTTTTTAAAAGGTATTGCCTGTAACTGGATGGTTGCGCTGGCCATGTGGCTTTCATATGGTGCCAAAGATATTTCGGGTAAGATATTAGGTATTTGGTTCCCTGTTATGGCTTTTGTGGCAATGGGTTTTGAACACTCGGTAGCCAATATGTTTTTTATACCTACGGCTATTTTTTATGGAGCTGATGTTACCTGGACAAGCTTTGTGGTAAATAATCTGATTCCGGTTACACTGGGTAATATTGTTGGTGGTGCCTTATTTGTGGGTGCAGCCTACTGGTTTGTATACGAACGTAACAATTCTTAA
- the pflA gene encoding pyruvate formate-lyase-activating protein codes for MLNVHSFESLGTYDGPGIRLVVFLQGCNFKCLYCANPDTIECKGGKPTSAEEIVSMAKNQQPFFGKKGGLTFSGGEPLLQAKELIPVLKALKAEGFHVCVDTNGSVLNDFVKEALEYIDIVLLDIKQMNDEKHRTLVGQSNEKTLKLAEYLNEINKPVWLRYVLVPRYSDDQEDLKQLGEHFSGYKNIEKLEIQPYHHLGAHKYDHLGWKYELEGVPSNTSEQLETAYQIFKQYFKEVIIN; via the coding sequence ATGTTAAACGTTCATTCATTTGAATCGTTGGGGACTTATGACGGTCCCGGAATTCGACTTGTGGTTTTTCTACAGGGTTGCAATTTTAAATGTTTGTACTGTGCCAATCCCGATACCATTGAATGTAAGGGAGGAAAACCTACTTCGGCTGAAGAAATTGTGAGCATGGCTAAAAACCAGCAACCATTCTTTGGTAAAAAAGGTGGTTTAACATTCTCGGGAGGTGAACCTTTACTACAGGCCAAAGAACTAATACCGGTTTTAAAAGCGTTGAAGGCAGAAGGTTTTCATGTTTGTGTTGATACCAACGGCAGTGTTCTAAATGACTTTGTAAAGGAAGCTTTGGAATATATCGACATTGTTTTACTCGATATCAAGCAGATGAACGATGAAAAACATCGCACCTTAGTTGGTCAGAGTAATGAAAAGACGTTAAAACTGGCCGAATATCTTAACGAAATAAATAAACCCGTGTGGTTACGATATGTTCTTGTACCCAGATACAGTGACGATCAGGAGGATCTGAAACAATTGGGTGAACACTTCAGTGGATACAAAAACATTGAAAAGCTGGAAATACAGCCATATCATCATCTGGGAGCGCATAAATACGATCATCTGGGCTGGAAATATGAACTGGAGGGTGTTCCGTCCAATACTTCTGAACAACTGGAAACTGCCTACCAGATATTCAAACAGTATTTTAAAGAGGTAATAATTAACTAA
- the pflB gene encoding formate C-acetyltransferase, with the protein MSKIKDMFRDGLWNKEINVRNFVQMNITPYEGDSSFLCGPTERTQKLWDLCKEAIKEETENNGVRSIDTEIVSTITAFDAGYIQNDLELIVGLQTDELLKRAMKPYGGIAVVEKACSEQGLEVSDRVKDIFRNYAKTHNDGVFDVYTEEIRKFRSLGFLTGLPDNYARGRIIGDYRRLALYGIDRLVEAKKEDLRGLLGPMTDDKIRLREEVAEQIKALVQIKDLGTKYGLDLSRPAESAQEAVQWVYMAYLAAVKEQDGAAMSLGNVSSFLDIYMEYDLQNGTITEERAQEFIDQFVMKLRMVRHLRMNAYNEIFAGDPTWVTEAIGGRLMDGRHKITKTSFRFLQTLYNLGPSPEPNMTVLWSNSLPENFKNFCAQVSIDTSSIQYENDDLMQSTRKSDDYGIACCVSFQEIGKHIQFFGARTNLAKTLLLAINGGRCEMSGKQMIEGVPALKSEVLNFDEIMANYKIAMKEVARVYNESMNIIHYMHDKYYYEKAQMAFVDTNPRINLAYGIAGLSIVADSLSAIKHAKVTVVRNEQGLSTDFKIEGDFPCYGNDDDRVDTLAVEVSGYFNSLLSELGVYKNAEPTMSILTITSNVVYGLKTGATPDGRAHGVPFAPGANPMHGRDKNGAIASLNSVAKLDYKNALDGISNTFSIVPKSLGADENVRRENLVTMMDAYFSKEAHHLNVNVLNRELLEDAMENPGEYPQLTIRVSGYAVNFVKLTREQQLEVISRSFFDRM; encoded by the coding sequence ATGAGCAAGATTAAAGACATGTTCAGAGATGGACTTTGGAACAAAGAAATTAATGTAAGAAACTTTGTTCAAATGAACATCACCCCTTATGAAGGAGACAGTTCTTTCTTATGTGGTCCAACAGAAAGAACCCAAAAATTATGGGATCTTTGTAAGGAGGCTATTAAGGAAGAAACCGAAAATAACGGAGTGCGTTCGATTGATACAGAAATTGTATCAACCATCACCGCTTTTGATGCTGGTTATATCCAAAATGATCTTGAATTGATCGTTGGTCTTCAAACAGACGAGCTATTAAAACGTGCAATGAAGCCTTATGGAGGTATTGCAGTAGTAGAAAAAGCTTGTAGTGAACAAGGTTTGGAGGTTTCTGATAGAGTTAAAGATATTTTCCGTAATTATGCTAAAACACACAATGATGGTGTGTTTGATGTTTATACTGAGGAAATCCGTAAGTTTCGTTCTTTAGGATTCTTAACTGGACTGCCTGATAATTATGCCCGTGGTCGTATTATTGGTGACTACCGTCGTTTGGCCTTATATGGTATCGACCGTTTGGTTGAAGCTAAAAAAGAAGATTTGCGTGGATTATTAGGTCCTATGACTGATGATAAAATCCGTTTGCGCGAAGAGGTTGCAGAACAAATTAAAGCATTGGTTCAAATTAAAGATTTAGGTACTAAATACGGCTTAGATCTTAGTCGCCCTGCTGAATCGGCTCAGGAAGCAGTTCAATGGGTTTATATGGCATATCTTGCTGCTGTAAAAGAGCAGGACGGTGCTGCCATGTCATTGGGTAATGTTTCTTCATTCCTTGACATTTATATGGAGTACGATCTTCAGAACGGAACAATTACAGAAGAACGTGCTCAGGAATTTATCGATCAGTTTGTAATGAAATTACGTATGGTTCGTCACCTGCGTATGAATGCATATAATGAAATTTTTGCCGGCGACCCAACCTGGGTAACGGAAGCTATCGGTGGACGTTTGATGGACGGTCGTCATAAGATTACCAAAACATCTTTCCGTTTCCTACAGACATTATACAACTTAGGTCCTTCTCCGGAGCCTAACATGACAGTACTTTGGTCAAATTCATTACCTGAAAACTTCAAGAACTTCTGTGCTCAGGTATCAATCGACACATCATCAATTCAATACGAAAACGATGATTTGATGCAAAGCACACGTAAATCAGATGATTACGGTATTGCTTGTTGTGTATCATTCCAGGAGATTGGTAAACACATTCAGTTCTTTGGAGCACGTACCAACCTGGCTAAAACATTATTGTTGGCTATCAATGGTGGACGTTGCGAGATGTCAGGTAAACAAATGATTGAAGGCGTTCCTGCATTGAAAAGTGAGGTACTTAACTTCGACGAAATAATGGCTAATTACAAAATTGCCATGAAAGAAGTTGCCCGTGTATACAACGAGTCGATGAACATCATACATTACATGCACGATAAATACTACTACGAAAAAGCTCAGATGGCATTTGTTGATACCAATCCACGAATCAATCTGGCTTACGGTATTGCCGGTTTATCAATTGTGGCAGACTCTTTATCAGCCATTAAGCATGCTAAAGTAACAGTGGTTCGTAACGAACAAGGTTTAAGTACCGACTTTAAGATTGAAGGTGACTTCCCTTGCTATGGAAACGATGATGATCGTGTTGATACATTGGCTGTAGAAGTTTCAGGTTATTTTAACAGCCTGTTATCTGAACTTGGAGTTTATAAAAATGCTGAGCCAACAATGTCAATCTTAACCATCACTTCAAACGTGGTTTACGGATTGAAAACAGGTGCTACGCCTGATGGTCGCGCACATGGTGTGCCATTTGCACCAGGAGCCAACCCAATGCACGGTCGTGATAAAAACGGAGCCATTGCATCGTTGAACTCAGTGGCTAAGTTAGACTATAAAAATGCGTTGGATGGTATTTCAAATACTTTCAGCATTGTACCTAAATCGTTAGGTGCTGACGAAAATGTTCGTCGTGAAAACCTTGTTACCATGATGGATGCCTACTTCTCAAAAGAAGCACATCACCTAAATGTTAACGTATTGAACCGCGAACTTTTAGAAGATGCTATGGAAAATCCTGGAGAATATCCTCAGTTGACCATTCGTGTATCGGGTTACGCTGTTAACTTTGTAAAACTTACACGTGAGCAGCAATTGGAAGTTATCTCAAGAAGCTTCTTCGATCGTATGTAG